In Microbacterium galbinum, a single window of DNA contains:
- a CDS encoding response regulator — protein MIRVVLVDDQSLFRAGVRMLIASQPDLEVVGEAGDGREALDVVQQTRPDVVLMDIRMPVMDGLTATAEILQRPDAPRIVMLTTFDLDEAAARAIRQGASGFLLKDADPEFLLAAVRTVHAGSSVIAASATRELFAHFADAPTPVPPQFADLTDREREIFALAARGLSNGEIATREFLSEATVKTHISRILSKLSLRDRVQLVVFAFEHGLA, from the coding sequence ATGATCAGAGTCGTCCTCGTCGACGACCAGTCCCTCTTCCGCGCCGGTGTGCGGATGCTGATCGCCTCCCAGCCCGACCTCGAGGTCGTGGGCGAGGCCGGCGACGGGCGGGAGGCGCTCGATGTCGTGCAGCAGACCCGACCCGACGTCGTGCTCATGGACATCCGGATGCCGGTCATGGATGGCCTCACCGCGACCGCCGAGATCCTCCAGCGCCCCGACGCGCCGCGCATCGTGATGCTGACGACCTTCGACCTCGACGAGGCCGCGGCCCGGGCCATTCGTCAGGGGGCGAGCGGATTCCTGTTGAAGGACGCCGACCCCGAGTTCCTGCTCGCCGCCGTGCGCACCGTGCACGCGGGGTCGAGTGTGATCGCGGCATCCGCCACCCGTGAGCTGTTCGCGCACTTCGCGGATGCGCCGACCCCGGTTCCTCCGCAGTTCGCCGACCTCACCGACCGCGAACGCGAGATCTTCGCGCTCGCCGCACGCGGTCTGTCGAACGGTGAGATCGCGACGCGCGAGTTCCTCAGCGAGGCGACCGTCAAGACGCACATCAGCCGCATCCTCTCCAAGCTCAGCCTGCGCGACCGCGTGCAGCTCGTCGTGTTCGCGTTCGAGCACGGCCTCGCCTGA
- a CDS encoding sensor histidine kinase: MFRPVSRTWLALDIVGAVIGFGLTVGIPLVPGSGGLSVWIVDGGWSVTAYLVVGAIVWGAAAIARLAPALALCVAWFGALLQMAAGLPPVPFDFGVLVVLFATAAWGSRRLLWLGGASALGGGIVGGAYFGLAWSGELITDAASVMRAALTSVLLGSLFVLAMVMAWGAGLLWRVILAGRATQVARAQAETVAAEEQERVRIARDMHDVVAHSLAVVIAQADGARYAAAAKPEMATEALGTIAQTARGALSDVRMLLTQLRHRQGDGPQPTLADLETLFAQVRHTGIEPRITVDPVPPGEPPAAIQLAVYRILQEALTNAIRHGDGAVDVHLAWLPDRVEIRVANTVAPGPAPVQLGQGGHGLIGMRERAQLVGGSLHAERRGAQFHVYGMLPIGVTS; the protein is encoded by the coding sequence GTGTTCCGTCCCGTCTCCCGCACCTGGCTCGCCCTCGACATCGTCGGCGCGGTCATCGGTTTCGGTCTCACGGTCGGCATCCCCCTCGTGCCGGGCTCGGGCGGCCTCAGCGTCTGGATCGTCGACGGCGGGTGGTCGGTCACGGCCTACCTCGTCGTCGGAGCGATCGTCTGGGGCGCCGCCGCGATCGCCCGCCTGGCCCCGGCTCTGGCCCTCTGCGTCGCGTGGTTCGGTGCGCTCCTCCAGATGGCTGCGGGGCTGCCACCCGTACCCTTCGACTTCGGCGTGCTGGTCGTGCTGTTCGCGACGGCGGCCTGGGGCAGCCGACGACTGCTGTGGCTCGGCGGCGCCTCGGCGCTCGGCGGCGGGATCGTCGGCGGCGCGTACTTCGGGCTGGCGTGGTCGGGCGAACTGATCACCGACGCCGCGAGTGTGATGCGCGCCGCGCTCACCTCCGTGCTGCTCGGCTCGTTGTTCGTGCTGGCGATGGTGATGGCATGGGGAGCGGGATTGCTCTGGCGGGTCATCCTCGCCGGTCGCGCCACGCAGGTGGCGCGCGCGCAGGCCGAGACCGTGGCCGCCGAGGAGCAGGAGCGCGTGCGCATCGCCCGCGACATGCACGACGTGGTCGCGCACTCGCTCGCCGTCGTGATCGCGCAGGCCGATGGAGCCCGCTACGCCGCCGCAGCGAAGCCCGAGATGGCGACCGAGGCGCTGGGCACGATCGCGCAGACCGCCCGCGGTGCGCTGTCGGACGTGCGGATGCTCCTCACCCAGCTGCGTCACCGCCAGGGCGACGGACCGCAGCCCACGCTCGCCGACCTGGAGACGCTCTTCGCGCAGGTGCGGCACACCGGCATCGAACCGCGGATCACGGTCGACCCCGTGCCCCCGGGGGAGCCGCCCGCGGCCATCCAGCTCGCGGTCTACCGCATCCTGCAGGAGGCCCTCACGAACGCGATCCGCCACGGCGACGGAGCGGTCGACGTGCATCTGGCGTGGCTGCCCGACCGGGTCGAGATCCGGGTGGCGAACACCGTCGCGCCGGGGCCTGCTCCCGTGCAGCTGGGGCAGGGCGGGCACGGCCTGATCGGCATGCGCGAGCGCGCCCAGCTGGTCGGCGGTAGTCTGCATGCCGAGCGCCGGGGAGCGCAGTTCCACGTCTACGGCATGCTGCCGATCGGAGTCACGTCATGA
- a CDS encoding class I SAM-dependent methyltransferase has protein sequence MATYTHGHHETVLRSHSSRTIANSAEYLRPHLDPAARLLDVGAGPGSITAEFATVVAHVTATEIDANALALSRNLVADRGLTNVDFSIEDVHALSFADDSFDVVHTHQVLQHVGDPVQALREMRRVTVPGGIVAARDADYAGFIWFPLLPELDEWLRLYRAAARANGGEPDAGRRLLAWARAAGFDDVTATASTWCYATPEERAWWGGMWADRILESALARQLVDSGLAGPSELQAISDAWKRWADAGDGWYLVPHGEIIARA, from the coding sequence ATGGCCACGTACACGCACGGACATCACGAGACCGTTCTCCGTTCGCACAGTTCCCGCACGATCGCGAACTCCGCGGAGTATCTCCGCCCGCACCTGGATCCGGCCGCCCGCCTCCTCGACGTCGGCGCGGGCCCGGGCAGCATCACGGCCGAGTTCGCGACCGTCGTCGCGCACGTGACGGCGACGGAGATCGACGCGAACGCCCTCGCGCTCTCCCGGAACCTCGTCGCGGACCGCGGCCTCACGAACGTCGACTTCTCGATCGAAGACGTGCACGCGCTCTCGTTCGCCGACGACAGCTTCGACGTCGTGCACACGCACCAGGTGCTGCAGCACGTCGGCGATCCGGTGCAGGCCCTGCGAGAGATGCGACGGGTCACGGTGCCCGGCGGCATCGTCGCGGCGCGCGACGCCGACTACGCCGGATTCATCTGGTTCCCGCTGCTGCCCGAGCTCGACGAGTGGCTGCGGCTGTACCGCGCGGCCGCCCGGGCGAACGGGGGAGAGCCCGACGCCGGGCGACGCCTGCTCGCGTGGGCGCGCGCCGCCGGCTTCGACGACGTCACGGCGACGGCATCCACCTGGTGCTACGCGACCCCCGAGGAGCGCGCGTGGTGGGGCGGCATGTGGGCCGACCGCATCCTCGAATCGGCGCTCGCGCGCCAGCTCGTCGACAGCGGCCTCGCGGGCCCCTCCGAGCTGCAGGCGATCAGCGACGCCTGGAAGCGATGGGCGGATGCCGGAGACGGCTGGTACCTCGTTCCGCACGGCGAGATCATCGCCCGGGCCTGA
- a CDS encoding AMP-binding protein produces the protein MTALIPIEADDPQPLSVALRRALDGGPALGFGMLADVPDRVPVGTAVVISTSGSSGIPKRVALSAEALRTSAEATADRIGSGRWLLALPTGYVAGLQVLVRSILAGTEPVALSGRFSPEAFAHATLSMLRHGDEALYTSLVPAQVATLLDAADDVAVRAALQAYRSILVGGQSLPEPLRERASDLGVRLVRTYGSTETSGGCVYDGVPLDTVSVRTVDGELRIAGPMLADGYLGDDELTSRVFVRDEHGIRWYRTGDLGLVENGVVRVHGRADNVIVSGGINISLDRVERIVRQVPGLHQAVVVGIDDERWGEASVIVAARGEVLRRSESDQLVHARDAVAEALGKHARPARLILVDEIATLASGKPDREAIRRIAAELR, from the coding sequence ATGACCGCGCTGATCCCGATCGAGGCCGATGATCCGCAGCCGCTGAGTGTCGCGCTGCGGCGGGCGCTCGACGGGGGTCCGGCGCTCGGCTTCGGGATGCTCGCCGACGTGCCCGATCGGGTTCCGGTGGGCACGGCCGTCGTGATCTCGACCTCCGGGTCGAGCGGCATCCCCAAGCGCGTGGCGCTGAGCGCCGAGGCTCTGCGCACGAGCGCCGAGGCGACCGCCGACCGCATCGGATCGGGGCGCTGGCTGCTCGCCCTCCCGACGGGGTACGTCGCAGGTCTCCAGGTGCTCGTGCGTTCGATCCTCGCGGGCACCGAACCGGTGGCGCTGTCGGGCAGGTTCTCGCCCGAGGCGTTCGCGCACGCCACGCTGTCGATGCTGCGACACGGTGACGAGGCGCTGTACACCTCGCTCGTACCGGCGCAGGTGGCGACGCTGCTCGACGCGGCCGACGACGTCGCCGTGCGCGCCGCGCTGCAGGCCTACCGTTCGATCCTCGTCGGCGGGCAGTCCCTGCCCGAGCCGCTGCGGGAGAGGGCATCCGATCTGGGCGTGCGCCTCGTGCGCACTTACGGCTCCACCGAGACCAGCGGCGGGTGCGTGTACGACGGGGTTCCCCTCGACACCGTCTCGGTGCGCACCGTCGACGGAGAGTTGCGCATCGCGGGGCCCATGCTCGCCGACGGCTACCTCGGAGACGACGAGCTGACCTCGCGGGTGTTCGTGCGCGACGAGCACGGCATCCGCTGGTATCGCACGGGCGACCTCGGCCTGGTCGAGAACGGGGTCGTGCGGGTGCACGGTCGCGCCGACAACGTCATCGTGTCGGGCGGCATCAACATCTCCCTCGATCGCGTCGAGCGGATCGTGCGGCAGGTGCCGGGTCTCCATCAGGCCGTCGTGGTCGGCATCGACGACGAGCGGTGGGGCGAGGCATCCGTCATCGTCGCCGCCCGCGGCGAGGTGCTGCGCCGCAGCGAATCCGACCAGCTCGTGCACGCGCGCGACGCCGTCGCCGAGGCGCTCGGCAAGCACGCGCGTCCGGCGCGCCTGATCCTCGTCGACGAGATCGCGACGCTCGCCTCCGGAAAGCCCGACCGCGAGGCGATCCGCCGCATCGCCGCCGAGCTGCGCTGA
- a CDS encoding 1,4-dihydroxy-2-naphthoyl-CoA synthase — MTSAFVSDLFDPAEWQLAPGAEDYTDITAHVSNDGGIARIAFHRPEVRNAFRPHTVDELYRALDVARQDPRIGAVLLTGNGPSAKDGGWAFCSGGDQRIRGRDGYKYSDPSTGSATQASPSPASLGRLHILEVQRLIRFMPKVVIAVVPGWAAGGGHSLHVVCDLTIASAEHGRFKQTDADVGSFDAGYGSAYMARQTGQKIAREVFFLAEEYSAQRAYEMGAVNRVVPHAELEREALAMARTVLTKSPTAIRMLKFAFNAVDDGLVGQQVFAGEATRLAYGTDEAVEGRDSFLEKRDPDWSSFPWHY, encoded by the coding sequence GTGACCAGCGCATTCGTCTCCGACCTGTTCGACCCCGCCGAGTGGCAGCTCGCGCCCGGCGCCGAGGACTACACCGACATCACGGCCCACGTCTCGAACGACGGAGGCATCGCGCGCATCGCCTTCCACCGGCCGGAGGTGCGCAACGCCTTCCGCCCCCACACGGTCGATGAGCTCTACCGTGCGCTCGACGTCGCCCGTCAGGATCCGCGCATCGGTGCGGTGCTGCTCACGGGCAACGGTCCCAGCGCGAAGGACGGCGGATGGGCGTTCTGCTCGGGCGGCGACCAGCGCATCCGGGGGCGCGACGGGTACAAGTACTCCGACCCTTCGACAGGCTCAGCGACCCAGGCTTCTCCGTCCCCCGCCTCGTTGGGCCGCCTGCACATCCTCGAGGTGCAGCGTCTGATCCGCTTCATGCCGAAGGTCGTCATCGCGGTCGTGCCCGGATGGGCGGCGGGAGGCGGGCATTCGCTCCACGTGGTCTGCGACCTCACGATCGCCAGCGCCGAGCACGGACGCTTCAAGCAGACGGATGCCGACGTCGGCAGCTTCGACGCCGGATACGGTTCCGCGTACATGGCCCGCCAGACCGGGCAGAAGATCGCCCGCGAGGTGTTCTTCCTCGCCGAGGAGTACTCGGCGCAGCGCGCCTATGAGATGGGCGCGGTCAATCGCGTGGTGCCGCACGCCGAGCTCGAGCGCGAGGCGCTCGCGATGGCCCGCACCGTGCTGACCAAGTCGCCGACCGCCATCCGCATGCTCAAGTTCGCGTTCAACGCCGTCGACGACGGACTCGTCGGGCAGCAGGTCTTCGCGGGCGAGGCGACGCGTCTCGCCTACGGCACCGACGAGGCCGTCGAGGGGCGCGATTCGTTCCTCGAGAAGCGCGACCCCGACTGGTCGTCGTTCCCCTGGCACTACTGA
- a CDS encoding o-succinylbenzoate synthase produces the protein MTPELSEILSTARVVALPMHTRFRGVDTREALLFEGPEGWAEFSPFIEYADAEAATWLAAAIDFAWRPQPAPLRDGIRVNATIPAVEAARVPDVLARFSGCRTAKVKVAEPGQTLADDIARVRAVREAMGPEGRIRVDANGLWNVDEAEHAVHALNEFDLEYVEQPCATVEELAELRTRVKYLGIPVAADESIRKSSDPLAVARAGAADLIVVKAQPLGGVTHALQLIAATGLPAVVSSALDTAVGLSQGAALAAALPHLDYDCGLGTASLFLDDVADRRPRDGVIPADRVTPDGAALDRLAADDDRRDWWLARLERSYRVLDAG, from the coding sequence ATGACGCCCGAACTCAGCGAGATCCTCTCCACCGCACGCGTGGTCGCCCTGCCGATGCACACGCGATTCCGCGGCGTCGACACCCGGGAGGCTCTCCTCTTCGAAGGCCCCGAGGGATGGGCCGAGTTCTCGCCTTTCATCGAGTACGCGGATGCCGAGGCCGCCACCTGGCTCGCCGCGGCGATCGACTTCGCCTGGCGCCCGCAGCCCGCACCCTTGCGCGACGGCATCCGCGTCAACGCCACGATCCCCGCGGTCGAGGCCGCGCGCGTGCCCGACGTGCTCGCGCGGTTCTCCGGATGCCGGACCGCCAAGGTCAAGGTCGCCGAACCCGGGCAGACGCTCGCCGACGACATCGCCCGCGTGCGCGCCGTGCGCGAGGCGATGGGACCGGAGGGCCGCATCCGCGTCGATGCGAACGGCCTCTGGAACGTCGACGAGGCCGAGCACGCCGTGCACGCGCTCAACGAGTTCGACCTCGAGTACGTCGAGCAGCCGTGCGCGACGGTCGAGGAACTCGCCGAGCTGCGCACCCGCGTGAAGTACCTGGGCATCCCGGTCGCCGCCGACGAGAGCATCCGCAAGTCGTCCGACCCGCTGGCCGTGGCTCGCGCCGGAGCAGCCGACCTCATCGTCGTGAAGGCGCAGCCGCTCGGCGGAGTGACCCACGCCCTCCAGCTCATCGCCGCGACCGGGCTTCCGGCGGTCGTGTCGAGCGCCCTCGACACCGCCGTCGGGCTCTCGCAGGGCGCCGCCCTCGCCGCCGCCCTCCCCCACCTCGACTACGACTGCGGCCTCGGCACGGCATCGCTCTTCCTCGACGACGTCGCCGATCGGCGCCCCCGCGACGGGGTGATCCCCGCCGACCGCGTCACCCCGGACGGTGCCGCGCTCGACCGCCTCGCCGCCGACGACGACCGCCGCGACTGGTGGCTCGCGCGCCTCGAACGCAGCTACCGCGTGCTCGACGCGGGCTGA
- a CDS encoding TetR/AcrR family transcriptional regulator, translating into MSIPATRSRENTRARLLEAAEQLFAEVGLDGASVEAVCERAGFTRGAFYSNFESKDELFLMLAGRVAETRVNAVRERVTEITAEGGLVPGCDPTDLLQKVMDSGSDDRMGVMLMSEIRIRALRDAQFGAAYLAQEREMVGSIAQIVTDIVDAGELRLRVPAEVAGRILMIVWEGMTVRGAMAGHDDAQLRSAGSEELGRLVDLLLV; encoded by the coding sequence ATGTCGATACCGGCAACCCGGAGTCGTGAGAACACGCGCGCCCGCCTGCTCGAGGCGGCCGAGCAGCTCTTCGCGGAGGTCGGCCTCGACGGCGCCTCGGTGGAGGCGGTCTGCGAGCGCGCCGGCTTCACGCGCGGGGCGTTCTACTCGAACTTCGAATCGAAGGACGAGCTCTTCCTGATGCTCGCCGGACGTGTCGCCGAGACCCGTGTGAACGCGGTGCGCGAGCGCGTGACCGAGATCACCGCCGAGGGCGGCCTGGTGCCCGGCTGCGATCCGACAGACCTGCTGCAGAAGGTGATGGACTCCGGCAGCGACGACCGCATGGGCGTGATGCTCATGAGCGAGATCCGCATCCGCGCGCTCCGTGACGCCCAGTTCGGAGCGGCGTACCTGGCGCAGGAACGCGAGATGGTCGGCAGCATCGCGCAGATCGTCACGGACATCGTCGACGCCGGGGAGCTGCGGCTGCGAGTGCCGGCCGAGGTCGCCGGCCGCATCCTCATGATCGTCTGGGAGGGCATGACCGTGCGAGGCGCGATGGCCGGGCACGACGACGCCCAACTGCGCAGCGCAGGCAGCGAGGAACTCGGCCGACTGGTCGATCTGCTCCTGGTCTGA
- a CDS encoding efflux RND transporter permease subunit gives MSTLLSSLGRWSFRHPWRVLGSWLLVLGLAGSGALVLGSGTDNTFSIPGTESQAGLEQLSRSFPQVSGTNAQFVVVAADGDQVTDDDYRAHIEDAVDELGGIDDVLAVTSPYDEMVDGMINEDDTAAIVRLQFDGQSTDVSEATKDELSAVVDDLRAALPDGSQTALGGDLFATEIPGITPTEAVGLIIALLVLIVTFRSFVVAGLPLLTAILGVGISMAGIFAATAFATVSSTTPLLALMLGLAVGIDYALFIMARHQDQVRAGVDPEESASRAVGTAGSAVVFAGITVLIALIGLGFAGIPFLTTMGIAASVAVAIAVAIAVTLTPAVLGFMKGRIVGRPRRERAATKKDGSARAPRRAFSERWVGGVTKHPVLVSIAVVLGLGVVAVPALSLDLALPNAGVLPKDSEARQSYDIVGEEFGPGFNGPLILTGTIVTSTDPVGLMDDLGDAVAKIDGVKDVALSTPNETADTGIVQIIPETAPDDPATADLVRELRSHHDEWLDEFGIDLKVTGFTAVGIDISDQLGGALLPFGIFVIGLSLVLLTIVFRSLWVPVTAALGYLLSIVAAFGVVGAVFEWGWFADLLHVAKVGPIISFMPIVLMGVLFGLAMDYQVFLVSRMREDFVHDRASRSASRAERRAAAQRAVRSGFTGSAKVVTAAGLIMFAVFVAFVPEGDSSLKPIALGLAAGIAIDAFLVRMTLIPALMAILGEHAWQIPAWLERILPRVDIEGEAVERERHLAEWPGNGSVVAADELTVSTDAPVVEALSFRVAPGEALIATGGDARERRALALAVAGRVTADEGRLRVVGHLLPGRAAWVRAHVGCVIVDDADAALDDLAEALRGRSEVVVVDGIDRLSGGRRDQVTAMLRDAAATRSLAVFATASDAATARTILAEAGWPDANLLDTRAPRRATATTEVTA, from the coding sequence GTGTCCACTCTCCTGTCCTCACTCGGTCGCTGGTCGTTCCGGCACCCCTGGCGCGTGCTCGGCTCGTGGCTGCTCGTGCTCGGCCTCGCGGGCTCCGGGGCACTTGTGCTCGGCTCCGGCACGGACAACACGTTCTCGATCCCCGGCACCGAATCGCAGGCCGGCCTCGAGCAGCTCTCCCGTTCGTTCCCGCAGGTGAGCGGCACGAACGCGCAGTTCGTCGTCGTCGCCGCCGACGGCGATCAGGTCACCGACGACGACTATCGCGCGCACATCGAGGATGCCGTCGACGAACTCGGCGGCATCGACGACGTGCTCGCCGTCACATCGCCCTACGACGAGATGGTCGACGGCATGATCAACGAGGACGACACCGCCGCGATCGTGCGCCTGCAGTTCGACGGTCAGTCGACCGACGTCTCGGAGGCGACCAAGGACGAGCTGAGCGCCGTGGTCGACGATCTCCGCGCGGCGTTGCCGGACGGTTCGCAGACCGCACTCGGCGGCGACCTCTTCGCGACCGAGATCCCGGGCATCACACCGACCGAAGCGGTCGGCCTCATCATCGCGCTCCTCGTGCTCATCGTCACGTTCCGCTCGTTCGTGGTCGCCGGTCTCCCCCTGCTCACCGCCATCCTCGGCGTCGGGATCTCGATGGCGGGCATCTTCGCCGCCACCGCCTTCGCCACCGTCTCGTCGACCACCCCGCTCCTCGCCCTCATGCTGGGCCTGGCCGTCGGCATCGACTACGCGCTGTTCATCATGGCCCGGCATCAGGATCAGGTGCGCGCCGGCGTCGACCCCGAGGAATCGGCATCCCGCGCCGTCGGCACCGCCGGCTCGGCCGTCGTCTTCGCCGGGATCACCGTGCTCATCGCCCTGATCGGGCTCGGCTTCGCCGGCATCCCGTTCCTGACGACGATGGGCATCGCCGCCTCCGTCGCCGTCGCGATCGCCGTGGCCATCGCGGTCACCCTCACTCCCGCCGTGCTCGGCTTCATGAAGGGCCGCATCGTCGGCCGCCCCCGGCGGGAGCGCGCCGCGACGAAGAAGGACGGATCCGCGCGCGCCCCCCGCCGGGCGTTCAGCGAGCGCTGGGTCGGCGGTGTGACGAAGCATCCGGTGCTCGTGTCGATCGCCGTCGTGCTCGGTCTCGGCGTCGTCGCGGTGCCCGCCCTCAGCCTCGACCTCGCCCTCCCCAACGCCGGCGTGCTGCCGAAGGACTCCGAGGCCCGGCAGAGCTACGACATCGTGGGCGAGGAGTTCGGTCCCGGCTTCAACGGCCCCCTCATCCTCACCGGAACGATCGTCACCTCCACCGATCCGGTCGGGCTGATGGACGACCTCGGCGACGCGGTCGCGAAGATCGACGGGGTGAAGGACGTCGCGCTCTCGACCCCGAACGAGACGGCCGACACCGGCATCGTGCAGATCATCCCCGAGACCGCGCCCGACGACCCCGCCACCGCCGACCTCGTGCGCGAACTTCGCTCGCACCACGACGAGTGGCTCGACGAGTTCGGCATCGACCTCAAGGTCACCGGGTTCACGGCGGTCGGGATCGACATCTCCGACCAGCTCGGAGGCGCTCTGCTGCCCTTCGGGATCTTCGTGATCGGGCTGTCGCTCGTGCTCCTCACCATCGTGTTCCGCTCGCTGTGGGTGCCCGTGACGGCGGCCCTCGGCTACCTGCTCTCGATCGTCGCCGCCTTCGGCGTGGTCGGCGCGGTGTTCGAGTGGGGCTGGTTCGCCGATCTGCTGCACGTGGCGAAGGTCGGCCCGATCATCAGCTTCATGCCGATCGTGCTCATGGGCGTGCTCTTCGGCCTCGCGATGGACTACCAGGTCTTCCTCGTCTCGCGCATGCGCGAGGACTTCGTGCACGATCGCGCCTCGCGCTCCGCCTCGCGCGCCGAACGCCGGGCCGCCGCTCAGCGCGCCGTCCGCAGCGGCTTCACGGGATCGGCGAAGGTCGTCACAGCCGCCGGACTCATCATGTTCGCGGTGTTCGTCGCGTTCGTGCCGGAGGGCGACTCGTCTCTCAAGCCGATCGCGCTGGGCCTCGCCGCCGGCATCGCGATCGACGCATTCCTCGTGCGCATGACGCTCATCCCCGCCCTCATGGCGATCCTCGGCGAACACGCCTGGCAGATCCCCGCCTGGCTCGAGCGCATCCTCCCCCGCGTCGACATCGAGGGCGAGGCCGTCGAGCGCGAACGCCATCTGGCCGAGTGGCCGGGCAACGGCTCGGTCGTCGCGGCCGACGAGCTCACGGTCAGCACCGACGCACCGGTCGTGGAAGCCCTGTCGTTCCGGGTCGCTCCGGGCGAAGCGCTGATCGCGACCGGTGGCGACGCCCGTGAGCGGCGGGCCCTCGCTCTGGCCGTCGCCGGTCGCGTGACCGCCGACGAGGGGCGACTCCGCGTCGTCGGGCACCTGCTCCCCGGCCGGGCCGCCTGGGTGCGGGCGCACGTCGGCTGCGTGATCGTCGACGATGCGGATGCCGCGCTCGACGACCTCGCCGAGGCCCTGCGCGGGCGCTCGGAGGTCGTGGTCGTCGACGGCATCGACCGACTGTCCGGAGGCCGACGCGACCAGGTGACGGCGATGCTGCGGGATGCCGCGGCCACACGTTCCCTGGCCGTCTTCGCCACGGCGTCCGATGCGGCGACCGCCCGCACGATCCTCGCGGAGGCCGGCTGGCCCGACGCGAACCTTCTCGACACCCGCGCCCCGCGACGGGCGACCGCAACCACCGAGGTGACCGCATGA